A stretch of the bacterium genome encodes the following:
- the tadA gene encoding tRNA adenosine(34) deaminase TadA, which translates to MFKISAANLNDSCHYLRQALKLARKAALNHEVPVGAVVVYGGKIVGRGWNQVETKKDASRHAEIIALRQAAKKLGRWRLTGCTVYVTLEPCAMCAGAMVLARVDRLVYAASDPKAGACGSVFNIVEDKRLNHRVVVDRGLLEKEASQMLKDFFKKRRLQNT; encoded by the coding sequence ATGTTTAAGATTTCTGCTGCAAATTTGAACGATAGTTGTCATTATCTCCGTCAGGCCTTAAAACTGGCCCGCAAGGCGGCCCTTAACCACGAAGTCCCGGTGGGGGCCGTGGTTGTTTATGGTGGCAAGATCGTAGGCCGGGGCTGGAACCAGGTGGAGACAAAAAAGGACGCCTCCCGGCACGCCGAGATCATAGCCCTAAGACAGGCCGCAAAAAAGCTGGGCCGCTGGCGTCTGACCGGATGCACCGTGTACGTGACCCTGGAACCATGCGCCATGTGCGCCGGAGCCATGGTGCTGGCCCGGGTCGACCGGTTGGTCTATGCGGCATCAGATCCCAAGGCCGGAGCCTGCGGATCGGTGTTCAATATCGTCGAGGACAAGAGGCTCAATCACCGGGTAGTGGTTGATCGGGGATTGCTGGAAAAAGAGGCATCGCAAATGCTTAAAGATTTCTTTAAAAAACGCCGTCTTCAAAATACCTGA